The proteins below are encoded in one region of Juglans microcarpa x Juglans regia isolate MS1-56 chromosome 4D, Jm3101_v1.0, whole genome shotgun sequence:
- the LOC121259767 gene encoding REF/SRPP-like protein At3g05500 isoform X1: MAEGDLRSQDGMTSEEEEQMRLKYLEFVQVATIHAAVCFSNLYCYAKDKSGPLKPGVETVEGTVKSVVGPVYDKFHDVPVEVLKYVDRKMDASVTELDRRMPPIIKQASSQAFSAAQSAPLVARAVASEVKRAGVVDTASGIAKSVYTKCEPTAKDLYSKYEPKAEQCAVSAWRKLNLLPLFPQVAQVVVPTAAYYTEKYNQTVRDTSEKGYKVSSYLPLVPTEKIAKVFRGDGSESEPLFSSGNEAAVAAH; this comes from the exons ATGGCTGAAGGAGATTTGAGATCGCAGGATGGCATG ACAAGTGAGGAGGAGGAGCAGATGCGGCTGAAGTACCTGGAATTCGTGCAGGTGGCTACAATTCACGCTGCGGTGTGCTTCTCGAACCTCTACTGCTACGCCAAGGACAAGTCCGGCCCTCTGAAGCCCGGCGTTGAGACCGTGGAGGGCACCGTCAAGAGCGTCGTCGGACCTGTCTACGACAAGTTCCACGACGTTCCCGTCGAGGTTCTCAAGTACGTCGACCGCAAG ATGGATGCATCTGTGACTGAATTGGACCGCCGTATGCCCCCAATTATCAAGCAAGCTTCTTCCCAGGCATTCTCAGCTGCTCAGAGTGCCCCCTTGGTAGCTCGAGCTGTTGCTTCCGAAGTTAAGCGTGCTGGGGTGGTGGACACTGCCTCGGGAATTGCCAAATCTGTTTACACCAAGTGCGAGCCAACCGCCAAGGATCTCTATTCCAAGTACGAACCCAAGGCCGAGCAGTGTGCAGTGTCGGCTTGGCGCAAGCTCAATCTGCTCCCTCTCTTCCCCCAGGTGGCTCAAGTTGTTGTCCCAACCGCAGCATATTATACAGAGAAGTACAACCAAACGGTGCGCGACACTTCAGAGAAAGGGTACAAGGTTTCTTCTTATCTGCCCTTGGTCCCTACAGAAAAGATTGCCAAGGTTTTCAGGGGTGATGGTTCTGAATCAGAGCCTTTGTTTTCCAGTGGAAATGAAGCAGCTGTGGCAGCCCAttga
- the LOC121259767 gene encoding REF/SRPP-like protein At3g05500 isoform X3, with protein sequence MAEGDLRSQDGMTSEEEEQMRLKYLEFVQVATIHAAVCFSNLYCYAKDKSGPLKPGVETVEGTVKSVVGPVYDKFHDVPVEVLKYVDRKMDASVTELDRRMPPIIKQASSQAFSAAQSAPLVARAVASEVKRAGVVDTASGIAKSVYTKCEPTAKDLYSKYEPKAEQCAVSAWRKLNLLPLFPQVAQVVVPTAAYYTEKYNQTVRDTSEKGYKVSSYLPLVPTEKIAKVFRGDGSESEPLFSSGNEAAVAAH encoded by the exons ACAAGTGAGGAGGAGGAGCAGATGCGGCTGAAGTACCTGGAATTCGTGCAGGTGGCTACAATTCACGCTGCGGTGTGCTTCTCGAACCTCTACTGCTACGCCAAGGACAAGTCCGGCCCTCTGAAGCCCGGCGTTGAGACCGTGGAGGGCACCGTCAAGAGCGTCGTCGGACCTGTCTACGACAAGTTCCACGACGTTCCCGTCGAGGTTCTCAAGTACGTCGACCGCAAG ATGGATGCATCTGTGACTGAATTGGACCGCCGTATGCCCCCAATTATCAAGCAAGCTTCTTCCCAGGCATTCTCAGCTGCTCAGAGTGCCCCCTTGGTAGCTCGAGCTGTTGCTTCCGAAGTTAAGCGTGCTGGGGTGGTGGACACTGCCTCGGGAATTGCCAAATCTGTTTACACCAAGTGCGAGCCAACCGCCAAGGATCTCTATTCCAAGTACGAACCCAAGGCCGAGCAGTGTGCAGTGTCGGCTTGGCGCAAGCTCAATCTGCTCCCTCTCTTCCCCCAGGTGGCTCAAGTTGTTGTCCCAACCGCAGCATATTATACAGAGAAGTACAACCAAACGGTGCGCGACACTTCAGAGAAAGGGTACAAGGTTTCTTCTTATCTGCCCTTGGTCCCTACAGAAAAGATTGCCAAGGTTTTCAGGGGTGATGGTTCTGAATCAGAGCCTTTGTTTTCCAGTGGAAATGAAGCAGCTGTGGCAGCCCAttga